In the Sulfitobacter noctilucicola genome, one interval contains:
- the bchB gene encoding ferredoxin:protochlorophyllide reductase (ATP-dependent) subunit B yields the protein MKLTVWTYEGPPHVGAMRVATGMKGLHYVLHAPQGDTYADLLFTMIERRDHRPPVTYTTFQARDLGSDTAGLFKRACQDAYDRFKPEAIIVGASCTAELIQDDPGGLAETMGLDIPVIPLELPSYQRKENFGADETFFQIVRHLAKPMEKTARMSCNIIGPTALGFRHRDDVQEITNLLYELGIEVNVTAPMGATPSDIAKMGQAHFNVLLYPETGEQAARYCEKKFDQPYTKVIPIGAGATYDFIAEVRSLSDSIAQIDTDRLRQTWWSRSVDSTYLTGKRVFIFGDGTHVLTAARIARDEMGFEVAGMGCYNREQARPVRALAKEFGLEALITDDYLEVERTIEALQPEMILGTQMERHIGKRLGIPCAVISAPVHVQDFPARYSPQMGFEGANVIFDTWIHPLVMGLEEHLLHMFREDFEFNDAAGPSHHGGHAPAASAGGAQAPVSDSGKMKPEVQPTGEVIWLDQAERELKKIPFFVRGKARRNTESYAADKGLQEISIDTLYEAKAHFAR from the coding sequence ATGAAGCTCACCGTCTGGACATATGAAGGCCCGCCGCATGTTGGTGCCATGCGCGTTGCAACCGGCATGAAGGGTCTGCACTACGTCCTGCACGCCCCGCAGGGTGACACCTATGCCGATCTGCTGTTCACTATGATTGAGCGGCGCGACCATCGCCCGCCGGTTACCTACACAACATTTCAGGCCCGTGATCTGGGGTCCGACACAGCCGGCCTGTTCAAACGCGCCTGCCAAGATGCCTATGACCGCTTCAAACCCGAAGCGATCATTGTCGGTGCGTCCTGTACGGCCGAACTGATCCAGGACGATCCCGGCGGTCTGGCCGAAACCATGGGCCTTGATATCCCTGTGATCCCGCTTGAATTGCCCAGCTATCAGCGCAAGGAAAATTTCGGCGCAGACGAGACGTTCTTCCAGATCGTCAGACACCTCGCCAAACCGATGGAAAAGACCGCGCGCATGTCGTGCAACATCATCGGGCCGACGGCTTTGGGCTTTCGCCATCGCGACGACGTTCAGGAAATCACCAACCTGCTTTATGAGCTGGGGATCGAGGTCAATGTAACCGCGCCCATGGGAGCAACCCCTTCCGACATCGCCAAGATGGGTCAGGCCCATTTCAATGTCCTGCTCTATCCCGAAACGGGCGAACAAGCGGCACGGTATTGCGAGAAGAAATTCGATCAGCCTTATACCAAGGTAATTCCTATCGGCGCTGGTGCCACCTACGACTTTATCGCCGAGGTGCGCAGTCTTTCAGACTCAATCGCACAGATCGACACAGACAGGCTGCGCCAGACATGGTGGTCGCGCTCCGTCGACTCAACGTATTTGACCGGCAAGCGTGTATTCATCTTTGGGGACGGCACCCATGTTCTGACAGCAGCGCGCATTGCGCGCGACGAGATGGGTTTCGAAGTTGCAGGCATGGGATGCTACAACCGCGAACAAGCCCGCCCCGTGCGTGCCTTGGCCAAAGAATTCGGTTTGGAAGCGCTGATCACCGACGACTACCTTGAGGTAGAGCGCACCATCGAAGCACTGCAGCCCGAGATGATCCTCGGCACACAGATGGAGCGCCACATCGGCAAGCGTCTGGGTATTCCCTGCGCCGTCATATCTGCGCCTGTCCATGTGCAGGACTTTCCCGCCCGCTATTCCCCACAGATGGGATTTGAGGGTGCCAATGTGATTTTCGATACCTGGATCCACCCGCTGGTGATGGGGCTGGAAGAGCATCTGCTGCACATGTTCCGAGAGGATTTCGAGTTCAATGATGCGGCGGGCCCGTCCCATCACGGGGGCCACGCGCCTGCAGCGTCCGCCGGAGGGGCGCAAGCGCCCGTGAGTGATAGTGGAAAGATGAAGCCGGAGGTTCAGCCCACCGGTGAGGTCATCTGGCTGGATCAAGCGGAGCGGGAGCTCAAGAAGATACCGTTTTTTGTACGCGGCAAGGCGCGGCGCAATACCGAAAGCTATGCGGCGGACAAAGGTCTGCAAGAAATTTCAATCGACACCCTGTATGAGGCCAAAGCCCACTTTGCGCGATGA
- the bchF gene encoding 2-vinyl bacteriochlorophyllide hydratase, whose translation MATHHTTTQGANPLYTPAQKMRRDQTIWTLVQGILAPLQFIVFLVSLVLVCRYLLSGEGYAAASWSIVVKTGFLFLIMITGAIWEKVVFGQWLFADAFFWEDVFSFAVIALHSLYLYGLFISGMAPMTLMVIALAAYAAYVINAGQFIWKLRMARLQSEAAA comes from the coding sequence ATGGCCACGCACCACACCACGACCCAAGGCGCCAATCCGCTTTACACGCCCGCGCAGAAGATGCGCAGGGATCAGACGATCTGGACCCTCGTGCAAGGCATCTTGGCCCCCCTCCAATTCATCGTTTTTCTGGTCTCGCTTGTTCTGGTTTGCCGCTACCTCTTGAGCGGCGAGGGGTACGCCGCGGCAAGCTGGTCGATCGTGGTAAAAACCGGGTTCCTTTTCCTCATCATGATCACCGGTGCGATCTGGGAAAAAGTCGTCTTCGGTCAATGGCTTTTTGCGGATGCGTTCTTTTGGGAGGACGTCTTCAGCTTTGCCGTCATCGCTCTGCATTCCCTTTATCTCTATGGTTTGTTTATCAGTGGCATGGCCCCGATGACCCTGATGGTGATCGCGCTGGCGGCCTATGCGGCCTATGTGATCAATGCAGGCCAATTTATCTGGAAACTGCGCATGGCGCGCCTTCAATCGGAGGCCGCAGCATGA
- the bchL gene encoding ferredoxin:protochlorophyllide reductase (ATP-dependent) iron-sulfur ATP-binding protein encodes MSPLDKGIPHLRGQDGEGSVQVHQDDDAKIEGAKVFAVYGKGGIGKSTTSSNLSAAFSKLGKRVLQIGCDPKHDSTFTLTGRLVPTVIDILKEVDFHPEELRVEDFVFDGYNGVKCVEAGGPPAGTGCGGYVVGQTVKLLKQHHLLDDTDVVIFDVLGDVVCGGFAAPLQHADRALIVTANDFDSIYAMNRIIAAVEAKSANYKVRLAGCVANRSKDTNEVDRYCDTAGFNRLAHLPDLDAIRRSRLKKKTLFEMDLDDDIAAVQKEYIRLAETLWNGTDPLAPKSLPDREIFDLLGFD; translated from the coding sequence ATGAGCCCACTGGATAAAGGCATACCGCATCTGCGCGGTCAGGACGGAGAAGGCTCCGTTCAGGTGCATCAGGATGACGATGCCAAGATCGAAGGCGCAAAGGTCTTTGCCGTCTATGGCAAGGGCGGGATCGGTAAATCGACGACATCATCCAATCTGTCCGCCGCGTTTTCCAAGCTGGGCAAGCGTGTGCTGCAAATCGGCTGTGACCCCAAGCATGACAGCACCTTTACCCTGACAGGCCGCCTTGTGCCGACCGTCATCGACATTCTGAAGGAGGTTGATTTCCACCCCGAAGAGCTGCGCGTCGAGGATTTTGTGTTCGACGGCTACAACGGTGTGAAATGTGTTGAGGCAGGTGGCCCCCCTGCGGGCACAGGTTGCGGCGGGTATGTCGTGGGCCAAACCGTGAAATTGCTCAAACAGCATCACCTGCTGGATGACACTGACGTGGTGATCTTTGACGTGTTGGGTGATGTGGTTTGCGGTGGTTTTGCCGCCCCTCTGCAACATGCGGATCGGGCGTTGATCGTGACGGCCAATGATTTTGACAGCATCTATGCAATGAACCGGATCATTGCGGCGGTTGAGGCGAAATCGGCAAATTACAAGGTCCGCCTGGCCGGATGTGTCGCCAACCGGTCCAAAGACACCAACGAAGTCGACCGGTATTGCGATACCGCGGGTTTCAACCGTTTGGCCCACTTACCTGACCTTGATGCCATCCGCCGCTCGCGTCTCAAGAAGAAGACCCTGTTCGAGATGGATCTGGATGACGATATCGCCGCCGTTCAAAAGGAATACATCCGTCTGGCCGAGACGCTGTGGAACGGCACAGACCCGCTGGCACCAAAGTCTCTGCCCGACCGTGAAATTTTTGATCTGTTGGGATTTGATTGA
- the bchM gene encoding magnesium protoporphyrin IX methyltransferase gives MLDGENMPQPGKAFSGSDGYIRTRARVETYFDSTATKAWERLTSDVPVSGIRATVRAGRDRMRDVILSQLPADLKGARILDAGCGTGALAFEMAERGAEVIGVDISPQLVDIARKRTPNSLHDRLTFRAGDMLSPALGCFDHVVAMDSMIYYTAQDIAEILHGLAPRLRQKMIFTVAPRTPLLMAMWRIGKLFPRNDRSPTMVPHSTAVLAHSLKSGRLRDVERVTSGFYISNALEFRP, from the coding sequence ATGCTTGATGGTGAAAATATGCCTCAGCCCGGCAAAGCGTTCAGCGGCAGCGACGGTTATATCCGCACCCGTGCGCGGGTTGAGACCTATTTTGACAGTACCGCCACGAAAGCATGGGAACGTCTGACCTCGGATGTGCCCGTTTCTGGTATCCGTGCGACAGTCCGTGCAGGCCGCGACCGGATGCGCGATGTAATCCTGAGCCAGCTCCCTGCTGATCTCAAAGGGGCACGCATTCTCGACGCCGGTTGTGGCACCGGCGCGCTCGCGTTCGAGATGGCCGAGCGTGGGGCCGAGGTTATCGGCGTGGATATTTCCCCTCAACTCGTTGATATCGCGCGCAAACGCACGCCCAACAGTCTACATGACCGGTTGACCTTTCGTGCGGGTGACATGTTGTCCCCTGCCCTGGGCTGCTTCGATCATGTCGTCGCGATGGACAGCATGATCTATTACACAGCTCAAGATATCGCAGAAATCCTGCATGGGCTTGCCCCGCGCCTGCGCCAGAAGATGATCTTTACTGTGGCACCACGAACACCGCTGTTGATGGCCATGTGGCGGATCGGGAAACTGTTTCCCCGCAATGACCGCTCCCCCACGATGGTCCCTCATTCCACTGCGGTTCTGGCCCATAGCCTCAAATCAGGTCGCCTGCGCGACGTTGAGCGTGTGACATCGGGTTTCTATATCTCCAACGCGCTGGAATTCCGCCCATGA
- a CDS encoding cobaltochelatase subunit CobN translates to MRPKPTLRDDVTHKPYNVVLLTLDRHAAGPAARVAPRLAQDFDGLRLIIHAAAEWEKSPAALEAARADVARADIIVTSVIFLEDQVHAILDDLKARRDVCDAMINVIADQEIVQLTRMGDLDMSRPASGVMGLLKKLKPSGKSGSSGRDMTKMLRRLPKILRLIPGKSQDLRAWFLAMQYWLGGSDENIESMVRFILSRYATSRPEWLGTDAALPVEYPEVGLYHPDLPQKGIVTDLADMPVSGDGPTIGLLMLRSYILAGDTAHYDHVIRTFEARGMRVIPAFAGGLDGRPALDAYFGGIDAMVSLTGFSLVGGPAYNDSPAAVAALEALDVPYLSAQPLEFQTLNQWAIGDQGLSPIESTILIALPEIDGATNPTVFAGRHGSDGCSGCAHKCQAIGNDKAMSPCLERIDALADKAERLGHLRRKANADKTLAIVLFGFPPNAGAVGTAAYLAVFESLFNTLHRLADDGYDLTPPTSVDALREYILNGNAKTYGQEANIAATVSANQIVQRTPWLEEIEAVWGPAPGKKQSNGREVFILGAQFGKVFVGVQPTFGYEGDPMRLLFEGGFAPTHAFNAFYQYIKDDLRADAVLHFGMHGALEFMPGKQNGLCGADWPDRMIGNLPNIYLYAANNPSEATLAKRRSNAVTVTYLTPPLQTAGLYRGLADLKDSMQRWRAMPGGDPARGDIADLIAVQADAVDMDGTDPDTLWLQLLETEDALIPDGLHIVGKKLSAEERTDMLNLMDFRDAQHRADTDKLLSDDHELPALMRALNAQFISPVPGGDVIRAPEILPTGRNIHAFDPFRMPTAFAMKDGAVQAHELIETHKSLPRTVALVLWGSDNIKSNGVPMAQALNLMGAKPRFDRNGRLCGADLLTLEELGRARVDVIVTLSGIFRDLLPLQTKLMADAALQCAMADEPEALNPIRQHALAYMAEHGCDMKTAALRVFSNAEGAYGSNVNQMVDNSTFEDENDLADAYQARKSFAYGTDGEASQQSDLLQNTLANVDLAYQNLESVELGVTTVDHYFDTLGGIASAVKRAKGSDTTPIYIGDQTRGGATVRTLQDQVALETRARNLNPKYFEGLLKHGHEGVRQIEANITNTVGWSATTGKVEPWVYQQLSETFVLDDEMRKRLADLNPQASMRMANRLLEASDRDYWQPDEATLEALQNAADAIEDQLEGIAAE, encoded by the coding sequence ATGAGGCCAAAGCCCACTTTGCGCGATGATGTAACCCATAAGCCTTACAACGTCGTGTTGCTGACGTTGGACCGCCACGCAGCGGGTCCTGCGGCACGGGTTGCCCCGCGTCTTGCGCAGGATTTTGACGGCCTGCGCCTCATCATCCACGCGGCTGCCGAATGGGAGAAAAGCCCCGCAGCGCTGGAGGCGGCACGTGCAGATGTTGCGCGTGCGGATATCATCGTGACGTCGGTGATCTTCCTCGAAGATCAGGTGCATGCGATTTTGGACGATTTGAAAGCTCGGCGTGACGTTTGTGATGCGATGATCAATGTCATCGCCGATCAGGAAATCGTGCAGCTGACGCGCATGGGCGATCTGGATATGTCGCGTCCGGCATCCGGCGTGATGGGGCTTTTGAAAAAGCTCAAACCCTCCGGCAAGTCAGGATCATCCGGACGTGACATGACCAAGATGCTGCGCCGGTTGCCGAAAATTCTGAGACTGATCCCGGGCAAATCCCAAGACCTGCGGGCTTGGTTTTTGGCGATGCAGTATTGGTTGGGTGGCTCGGACGAGAACATCGAAAGCATGGTGCGCTTCATCCTGTCGCGCTACGCCACCTCGCGCCCCGAATGGCTTGGCACAGATGCGGCTCTGCCCGTGGAATATCCGGAAGTGGGGCTTTACCACCCTGATCTTCCCCAGAAGGGGATCGTCACAGATCTGGCCGATATGCCCGTTTCGGGCGATGGTCCAACCATTGGTCTGCTGATGCTGCGCAGCTATATCCTCGCTGGTGATACCGCGCATTACGACCACGTGATCCGCACGTTTGAGGCGCGCGGCATGCGGGTGATCCCCGCTTTTGCCGGCGGGCTTGATGGCCGCCCTGCTCTTGATGCCTACTTTGGCGGCATTGATGCGATGGTCTCGCTCACCGGATTTTCTCTTGTTGGCGGTCCGGCCTATAACGACAGCCCCGCTGCCGTTGCAGCGCTTGAGGCATTGGACGTGCCGTATCTGTCGGCGCAGCCCCTCGAATTCCAGACGTTGAATCAATGGGCGATCGGTGACCAAGGGCTCAGCCCGATTGAATCCACCATCCTGATCGCACTGCCCGAGATCGACGGCGCAACCAATCCGACTGTTTTCGCAGGCCGTCACGGCAGCGACGGATGCAGCGGTTGTGCGCACAAGTGTCAGGCCATAGGCAACGACAAAGCCATGTCCCCCTGTCTGGAGCGTATCGACGCATTGGCGGACAAGGCTGAACGTTTGGGCCATCTGCGCCGCAAAGCAAACGCAGACAAGACGCTCGCCATCGTACTGTTCGGTTTTCCGCCCAACGCAGGGGCGGTGGGCACCGCCGCGTACCTCGCCGTTTTTGAAAGCCTCTTTAACACATTGCACCGTCTGGCGGACGACGGGTACGACCTTACTCCGCCCACGAGTGTCGACGCCCTGCGCGAGTACATCCTGAACGGCAACGCCAAAACCTACGGCCAAGAAGCCAATATCGCCGCCACCGTTAGCGCCAATCAGATTGTGCAGCGCACGCCATGGCTGGAAGAGATCGAAGCAGTCTGGGGCCCTGCCCCCGGCAAGAAACAATCAAACGGGCGCGAGGTCTTCATCCTCGGGGCGCAATTCGGCAAGGTGTTCGTCGGCGTACAGCCCACCTTTGGCTATGAGGGCGATCCGATGCGCCTGCTGTTCGAAGGCGGATTTGCCCCGACCCATGCCTTCAACGCGTTTTACCAGTACATCAAAGACGATCTACGCGCTGATGCCGTCCTACATTTCGGCATGCACGGCGCGCTGGAATTTATGCCCGGTAAGCAAAATGGTCTTTGCGGTGCGGATTGGCCGGACCGGATGATAGGCAATCTTCCCAACATCTACCTTTATGCCGCGAATAACCCGTCCGAGGCGACCCTTGCCAAGCGCCGCAGCAATGCTGTGACCGTCACCTATCTGACTCCACCTTTGCAAACCGCTGGCCTTTATCGCGGTTTGGCCGACCTCAAAGACAGTATGCAGCGCTGGCGTGCGATGCCTGGCGGCGATCCGGCTCGCGGCGATATCGCGGACCTCATTGCAGTGCAGGCTGACGCCGTTGATATGGATGGCACCGATCCCGACACCCTCTGGCTGCAACTGCTGGAGACCGAAGACGCGCTGATCCCTGACGGCCTGCACATCGTTGGCAAGAAGCTGTCGGCAGAAGAGCGCACAGATATGCTTAACCTAATGGATTTCCGCGACGCTCAGCATCGCGCGGATACCGATAAACTGCTGTCTGATGATCACGAGCTGCCTGCCCTGATGCGTGCGTTGAACGCTCAATTCATCAGCCCCGTGCCCGGTGGCGATGTGATCCGCGCGCCCGAAATCCTGCCCACGGGCCGCAACATACACGCATTCGATCCGTTCCGGATGCCGACGGCATTCGCCATGAAGGACGGTGCCGTTCAGGCCCATGAATTGATCGAAACGCACAAAAGCCTTCCGCGGACGGTGGCATTGGTGCTGTGGGGCAGTGACAATATCAAATCGAACGGTGTGCCCATGGCGCAGGCGCTCAACCTGATGGGCGCAAAGCCACGGTTTGACCGCAACGGCCGTCTGTGTGGGGCTGATCTTTTGACCCTCGAAGAGTTGGGCCGCGCCCGCGTAGATGTGATCGTCACACTCTCGGGCATCTTTCGCGATCTGCTGCCCTTGCAGACCAAGTTGATGGCCGATGCTGCACTACAATGCGCCATGGCTGACGAGCCCGAGGCACTGAACCCCATCCGCCAGCACGCGCTTGCCTACATGGCCGAGCATGGATGCGACATGAAAACCGCCGCTTTGCGCGTGTTCTCGAACGCCGAAGGTGCCTATGGCTCCAACGTCAACCAGATGGTCGATAACTCCACTTTCGAGGACGAGAATGATCTGGCCGATGCCTATCAGGCCCGCAAAAGCTTTGCCTACGGCACCGATGGTGAAGCCAGCCAGCAAAGCGATTTGTTGCAGAACACACTGGCCAATGTGGACCTTGCCTATCAGAACCTTGAATCAGTTGAGCTGGGCGTCACCACGGTCGACCATTATTTCGATACGCTTGGCGGCATCGCCTCTGCGGTGAAACGCGCCAAGGGCAGCGATACAACACCCATCTACATCGGTGATCAGACACGCGGCGGTGCCACGGTCCGCACCTTGCAAGATCAGGTCGCGCTTGAAACACGCGCCCGCAATCTGAACCCGAAATATTTCGAAGGACTGCTAAAGCACGGCCACGAGGGGGTCCGCCAGATTGAGGCGAACATCACCAATACCGTCGGTTGGAGCGCAACCACCGGCAAGGTCGAACCTTGGGTCTATCAACAGCTGAGCGAGACTTTTGTGCTGGATGACGAAATGCGCAAACGTCTGGCAGACCTCAACCCGCAAGCATCGATGCGTATGGCCAACCGGCTGCTCGAGGCCTCAGACCGCGATTACTGGCAACCGGATGAAGCGACACTTGAAGCGCTGCAGAACGCAGCAGACGCCATCGAAGATCAACTAGAGGGCATTGCAGCCGAATGA
- a CDS encoding cobalamin B12-binding domain-containing protein: MSSGNCADQKSGPDEVNRVALQVLSTIAPAHPCDPRSRKPFESYLGQMYKAVLAREPGQLYGVIKEMRRARIESAIIAEMYVPVVARRLGEAWLHDTLDFAAVTIASARLQGILWKLENDWAVPHEKRHHCPPAFLVGVPAGVQHTLGATIVAGQLRHRGMSVHLDIELTATDIAQYVRNQELSGVLLSASSPEHLDFLRILVDISHQQSRKTPVFIGGAILEHTDAIREITGADLVTSDVQEVLQFCEAGSVPSRMRVPLLRDAS, from the coding sequence ATGTCCTCAGGTAACTGCGCAGATCAGAAGTCTGGCCCGGACGAGGTCAATCGGGTTGCCTTGCAGGTCCTTTCGACGATTGCGCCGGCCCACCCCTGCGACCCCCGCAGCCGTAAACCTTTCGAAAGCTATCTGGGCCAGATGTACAAGGCGGTGTTGGCGCGAGAGCCCGGGCAGCTGTATGGCGTCATAAAAGAGATGCGGCGCGCGCGGATTGAAAGCGCCATCATAGCCGAGATGTATGTCCCTGTGGTTGCCCGTCGTCTGGGTGAGGCATGGTTGCATGATACCTTGGATTTTGCCGCGGTCACGATTGCGAGCGCACGGTTGCAGGGCATTTTGTGGAAACTTGAAAATGACTGGGCTGTCCCGCACGAAAAACGACACCACTGTCCGCCCGCCTTTTTGGTGGGGGTTCCCGCCGGTGTTCAGCATACGCTGGGTGCCACGATTGTTGCGGGTCAACTTCGCCATCGTGGCATGTCAGTCCATCTGGACATTGAACTGACTGCCACGGATATCGCGCAATATGTGCGCAATCAGGAACTTTCCGGCGTTTTGCTGTCAGCTTCTTCCCCCGAACACCTTGATTTCCTGCGCATTCTGGTAGATATCTCGCACCAACAAAGCCGGAAAACGCCGGTATTTATTGGCGGGGCAATTTTGGAACACACTGATGCGATACGCGAGATCACCGGGGCAGACCTGGTGACGTCGGACGTGCAAGAGGTTCTGCAATTTTGCGAGGCGGGTTCTGTTCCGTCGCGGATGCGGGTACCCCTGTTAAGGGATGCGTCATGA
- a CDS encoding ferredoxin:protochlorophyllide reductase (ATP-dependent) subunit N gives MTDQFTPPPALGCRTSPVLKQRGQREVFCGLTGIIWLHRKIQDAFFLVVGSRTCAHLLQSAAGVMIFAEPRFGTAILEESDLAGLNDTHAELDRTVNELLSRRPDIRQLFLVGSCPSEVIKLDLSRAAERLTQQFAPKVRVLEYSGSGIETTFTQGEDACLAAMVPVLPATNERELLVVGALPDVVEDQMLSLLDGLGVGPVRVLPARSVDTEMGVGENTVYALTQPFLTETHAALERRGAHHLAAPFPFGDEGTTAWLAAIAAEFGVSDEKFKEVTEAPRRRARAAIAQASQPLHGQSAFFFPDSQLEVPLARFLTRECGMTAIEVGMPYIHDAVHGPDLDLLPSGPQISEGQDVDMQLDRCRAARPDLTVCGLGLANPLEAEGLSTKWAIELVFTPVHFYEQAGDLASLFARPLRRKSILGVAAE, from the coding sequence ATGACGGATCAATTCACGCCACCACCCGCCCTTGGATGCCGCACGTCACCAGTCCTCAAACAACGTGGCCAGCGGGAGGTTTTTTGTGGTCTGACCGGCATCATCTGGCTGCACCGAAAAATTCAGGACGCATTCTTTCTCGTTGTCGGCTCGCGCACCTGTGCACACCTTTTACAAAGCGCCGCCGGGGTGATGATCTTTGCCGAACCTCGATTCGGCACAGCGATTCTCGAAGAATCGGACCTTGCCGGCCTTAATGACACCCACGCCGAACTGGATCGCACGGTGAACGAGCTGCTCTCTCGCCGCCCTGACATTCGGCAGCTCTTCCTGGTCGGCTCCTGCCCCTCCGAGGTGATCAAGCTCGACCTGAGCCGCGCCGCCGAGCGCCTGACTCAGCAATTCGCGCCCAAAGTACGGGTCTTGGAATACTCCGGTTCCGGTATTGAAACGACATTCACGCAAGGCGAGGATGCCTGCCTTGCCGCGATGGTCCCCGTTCTGCCCGCTACAAATGAGCGCGAGCTTTTGGTTGTCGGTGCTCTGCCTGATGTTGTCGAAGACCAGATGCTCAGCTTGCTGGACGGTCTGGGCGTTGGACCGGTGCGGGTATTGCCCGCCCGTTCGGTTGATACGGAAATGGGTGTGGGCGAAAATACTGTCTATGCGCTGACCCAACCCTTTCTGACCGAAACGCACGCCGCCCTTGAACGCCGCGGCGCACACCACCTCGCCGCCCCCTTCCCTTTTGGCGACGAAGGTACAACCGCATGGCTGGCTGCAATCGCAGCCGAATTCGGGGTTTCTGACGAGAAATTTAAAGAGGTTACCGAAGCCCCCCGCCGCCGCGCCCGCGCGGCCATCGCCCAGGCGTCACAACCGCTGCACGGACAATCGGCTTTCTTCTTCCCCGACAGCCAGCTTGAGGTCCCCCTCGCCCGCTTCCTGACCCGCGAATGCGGCATGACCGCAATCGAGGTCGGCATGCCTTATATTCACGATGCGGTGCACGGCCCCGATCTGGACCTGCTGCCGTCTGGCCCGCAAATCTCCGAAGGACAGGACGTGGACATGCAGCTTGACCGCTGCCGCGCCGCCCGCCCCGACCTGACGGTCTGCGGTCTGGGCCTCGCAAACCCGCTTGAGGCCGAGGGCCTCAGCACCAAATGGGCCATCGAACTGGTGTTCACGCCGGTGCATTTCTACGAACAGGCGGGCGATCTGGCCTCCCTCTTTGCGCGCCCCCTGCGCCGCAAATCTATTCTGGGGGTCGCCGCAGAATGA
- the ppsR gene encoding transcriptional regulator PpsR — MTWTSGLIPMIEPEIVSEIISRIADLALVVSGTGVVLGVLSNPNSKLQYAFARWEGQPLTDQLATESIPKFKERLAGFMRNEGAVVRPVELNHVLSAERDGFPVRYSFHRIGTDGALLMLGQDLRPVAEMQQQLVAAQIALEKDYEAQREYDTRLRVLMGATSEGTLFVSAGTGEITDCNASAVSFLGATRSDVMGQDISHYVLPNNGRRLLDVLVDLASAQNGSAIVVKTKAGRELSLRPTIFRATGEQMLLCQLSDIQGASLRSDALEEHLVSMFERGADGIVFVNKAGNILSANDAFLRLTDVVHSRAAKGRSISDFLGRGSVDLNVVRENASRTGSMRLYATRLIGEHGVEVPVEIATTLLDSAPDQVFALVIRDASRAEMMRKSNQQITEVDMRSVIELIGSQTLKGIVAKTTDVIEKMCIETAVELTSNNRVAAAEMLGLSRQSLYVKLRKYDLLKKDTDE, encoded by the coding sequence ATGACCTGGACCAGCGGTCTGATCCCGATGATCGAGCCGGAGATCGTATCAGAGATCATTTCGCGAATTGCCGATCTGGCTTTGGTCGTTTCGGGCACTGGTGTCGTTCTGGGCGTGCTCAGCAATCCGAATTCCAAGTTGCAATATGCGTTTGCGCGTTGGGAAGGTCAGCCGCTGACCGACCAGCTTGCCACTGAATCAATTCCAAAGTTCAAGGAACGCCTCGCGGGTTTTATGCGCAATGAAGGGGCCGTTGTTCGCCCTGTCGAGCTGAACCACGTGCTTTCCGCCGAGCGCGACGGGTTTCCGGTGCGCTACAGCTTTCACCGGATCGGAACTGACGGTGCGCTCTTGATGCTGGGTCAGGATCTGCGTCCTGTCGCCGAGATGCAGCAACAATTGGTTGCCGCGCAGATTGCATTGGAAAAGGATTATGAAGCACAGCGCGAGTATGACACCCGCCTGCGAGTGCTTATGGGTGCCACGAGTGAAGGGACATTGTTCGTTTCTGCGGGTACCGGAGAGATCACGGATTGCAATGCATCAGCGGTGTCCTTTTTGGGGGCTACCCGATCAGACGTAATGGGTCAGGACATCAGCCATTATGTGTTGCCGAACAATGGCCGTCGATTGCTTGACGTGCTTGTTGATCTGGCAAGTGCGCAAAACGGTTCTGCAATTGTTGTCAAAACCAAAGCGGGTCGCGAGCTGAGCCTAAGGCCCACTATATTCCGTGCCACGGGAGAGCAGATGTTGCTGTGCCAGCTTTCCGATATACAGGGCGCTTCGCTGCGGTCTGACGCGTTGGAAGAGCATCTTGTCAGTATGTTCGAGCGCGGCGCGGATGGCATCGTCTTCGTAAATAAGGCAGGGAACATCCTTAGTGCCAATGACGCATTCCTGCGTCTGACCGATGTGGTGCACAGTCGTGCCGCCAAGGGGCGGTCCATTTCCGATTTCCTCGGTCGCGGATCTGTTGACCTGAATGTGGTGCGTGAAAATGCCAGCCGCACCGGTTCGATGCGGCTTTATGCAACGCGATTGATTGGGGAGCATGGTGTCGAAGTACCGGTAGAGATCGCGACAACCTTGCTGGATAGCGCGCCTGATCAGGTCTTTGCTTTGGTGATCCGTGACGCAAGTCGTGCGGAGATGATGCGCAAGTCCAACCAGCAAATCACCGAAGTCGACATGCGGTCGGTTATCGAGTTGATCGGCAGTCAGACGCTCAAGGGTATCGTGGCAAAAACCACAGATGTGATTGAGAAGATGTGCATCGAGACAGCGGTTGAGCTGACGTCAAACAACCGCGTGGCCGCGGCGGAAATGCTTGGCCTGTCACGCCAGTCCTTGTACGTAAAGCTGCGCAAATACGACCTGCTAAAGAAAGACACAGATGAGTAA